In one window of Pseudodesulfovibrio sediminis DNA:
- a CDS encoding adenylate/guanylate cyclase domain-containing protein has product MVFTILVSVIVTILVGYGYKSNTDAAVIAAHQLLSQVEDSVADKTKVLFDTAFRTVSTAVSFPNIERKATIHSHPLEHVFFNFLEQNKDVTSIYTGFGDGDFFLVSSLHGRGNMKKSLNIPSQAAWYTQVIGHRPDGQRYELRKFLDAGFVTVGSSTTLNVEYDPRNRPWFKSTDETNIATLSDVYVFSLSGEPGITVSRRFDGLIHGVVGVDLSLSNLSRFLKSQLVGKDSEIMIFGANGDVYAYPKLDRLVTSIGVDNGRPGQWNKVGALGSKVLSALMRQFMKDSDKSLQNKSLMVDGVSHLVAVTPLPKSYGKELFIGMAIPESSFTGPIADVGKRTILVSLGMLFLFFPVIYIVSKRISRPLNELTKSLEEIKAFKLDTPIKVRSHIFEIRELGKASETMRETLNVFGRYIPKPLVESMIVNKIVPTLGGDRRMMTFLFSDIKDFTTISEQLTPEQVTGGITQYLKDMGETILDNGGTIDKYIGDAIMVFWNAPVADDEHAFHACLTALECRDVLTAFNQKRRENGKPEFLTRMGVHTGEAVVGNIGSSDRMAYTAMGAAVNLASRLEGLNKYMGTDILVSESTMRAAGEGFLFRFAGKVVPKGSSVEMGVYELLGTRHGATGVFAPFAVDVESMNKVREWEGAMDLFLARNFVGAVDAFSALLDLYGADSLVDKYHTLAQSYAVTPPDTAWCGELSFDVK; this is encoded by the coding sequence ATGGTTTTTACGATCCTCGTGTCGGTGATCGTTACCATTCTTGTCGGGTATGGCTACAAAAGCAACACCGATGCTGCCGTAATCGCTGCGCATCAATTGCTGTCTCAGGTCGAGGACTCGGTCGCAGACAAGACGAAAGTGCTTTTTGATACGGCTTTCAGGACGGTTTCAACCGCTGTCAGTTTTCCGAACATAGAGAGAAAGGCTACCATACACTCCCATCCTTTGGAACATGTTTTTTTCAATTTCCTTGAGCAAAACAAAGATGTTACGTCAATCTATACCGGTTTCGGAGATGGCGATTTTTTTCTCGTCTCGTCCTTGCACGGCAGGGGTAACATGAAGAAAAGTCTGAATATCCCGAGCCAAGCCGCCTGGTATACGCAAGTCATCGGTCACCGGCCAGACGGACAGCGGTACGAGTTGAGGAAGTTTCTGGATGCGGGGTTTGTCACCGTAGGGTCGTCAACGACCCTGAACGTGGAATATGATCCGCGAAACCGGCCCTGGTTCAAGTCCACGGATGAAACGAATATTGCCACGCTCAGTGACGTATATGTCTTTTCCCTGTCAGGAGAGCCGGGGATAACCGTATCGCGTCGGTTTGATGGGTTGATTCACGGTGTCGTGGGCGTGGATCTGTCCTTGTCCAATTTGTCCCGGTTCTTGAAATCGCAATTGGTGGGCAAGGATAGCGAGATCATGATTTTCGGTGCCAACGGTGATGTGTATGCCTACCCGAAGCTGGATCGGTTGGTTACCAGCATCGGCGTGGATAATGGGCGACCGGGACAGTGGAACAAGGTCGGCGCACTCGGGTCAAAGGTCCTGTCTGCGCTTATGCGGCAATTCATGAAAGACAGCGACAAATCGCTCCAAAACAAGTCTCTCATGGTCGATGGCGTCTCGCATCTGGTTGCCGTGACACCGCTTCCCAAAAGCTATGGCAAAGAACTGTTCATAGGTATGGCGATCCCCGAGTCTTCGTTCACCGGTCCTATCGCCGATGTTGGCAAGCGGACAATTCTGGTTTCCCTGGGTATGCTCTTTTTGTTTTTTCCCGTTATTTATATCGTCTCCAAGCGGATCAGCCGTCCTCTGAATGAGTTGACCAAGAGTCTTGAAGAGATCAAGGCCTTCAAGTTGGACACCCCCATCAAGGTGCGCTCGCATATTTTTGAAATACGTGAATTGGGCAAGGCCTCGGAGACCATGCGTGAAACGCTGAATGTCTTTGGACGGTATATCCCCAAGCCGCTGGTGGAATCGATGATCGTCAACAAGATTGTCCCGACACTGGGTGGCGACCGCAGGATGATGACGTTCCTGTTCAGCGACATCAAGGACTTCACCACCATTTCGGAGCAGTTGACGCCGGAGCAGGTGACCGGTGGTATTACGCAGTATTTGAAGGATATGGGAGAGACCATTCTGGATAATGGCGGGACCATAGATAAATATATCGGCGACGCCATCATGGTTTTCTGGAACGCGCCGGTGGCTGATGACGAGCATGCCTTTCATGCCTGCCTGACAGCGCTGGAGTGCAGGGATGTGTTGACGGCTTTCAACCAGAAACGTCGGGAGAATGGGAAGCCTGAGTTCCTGACGCGGATGGGCGTACACACCGGTGAGGCTGTTGTCGGCAATATCGGTTCATCGGACCGCATGGCTTACACCGCCATGGGTGCGGCGGTGAACCTCGCCTCTCGACTTGAAGGGCTCAACAAATACATGGGAACGGACATTCTGGTCAGTGAATCGACCATGCGGGCGGCTGGAGAAGGGTTCCTGTTTCGCTTTGCCGGAAAGGTCGTGCCCAAGGGATCGTCGGTGGAGATGGGAGTCTATGAACTCCTTGGAACCCGGCATGGCGCCACAGGTGTTTTCGCTCCCTTTGCCGTGGACGTTGAATCCATGAATAAGGTGCGGGAATGGGAGGGCGCGATGGACCTGTTCCTTGCACGGAATTTTGTCGGTGCAGTGGATGCTTTTTCTGCCCTGCTGGACCTCTATGGGGCTGATTCCCTTGTCGATAAATATCATACACTCGCGCAGAGCTATGCGGTGACTCCACCGGATACCGCCTGGTGTGGGGAGTTGAGTTTTGATGTCAAATAG
- a CDS encoding molybdopterin-containing oxidoreductase family protein → MATYKTICPYDCPTTCGLLAETSGHTITKVKGDPDDPVTHGLICHKMQRYEESIHSPERILTPLKRAGDKGAGAFTPISWDEAVDTIVTRWNRALDEYGPDSILPFYYSGVMSLIHRNCGDALFNRMGACSLIKTLCASAKGAGYKAVMGKTGCLDPRELADSDFYIVWGSNMKATRLHSMADIVKARKRGKPVVLIEACAADMASYSDQVILVTPGTDGALALAMMHVLLEEGLADTDFLRRETVGFDDFAKTLDAYTPDWAEGITGVPAQTIIELSRQYAAAKAPAIILGSGNTRYANGGMIARLLTILSTFTGAWGRPGGGLCGCSTGDGPYVDMDRITRPDLRTNTARKVNINTLASALKDAEGVTPIRCLHVYASNPVGSVADQQGIRQGLLNPDLFTVVHERFMTDTARYADIILPATFSVEQTDCYNSYGYCSFGSAHKVIPAPGECKSNWNIFCLLAKAMGYDDAHFDRTEEHLLEELLSNPMSGLQGIPKNQRETLKNGGVITTPFADHTDWKTPTGKIEIVNTALTPTMPCYQENGGGHYPLRLIAVPSTETLNSIFLERDTLVERRGEMTLAIHTEDAAQRDIADGDSILAFNDLGEVSFTARVTPLVARGAVAAVGVFDSRQSANGNLVNTLHREQLSDLGEATTLNDHTVDIRKA, encoded by the coding sequence ATGGCTACATACAAGACTATCTGCCCATATGACTGCCCGACGACCTGTGGACTGCTGGCTGAGACCAGCGGCCACACAATAACCAAGGTCAAAGGCGACCCGGACGATCCTGTCACCCATGGTCTGATCTGCCACAAGATGCAGCGCTATGAGGAGTCCATTCATTCCCCGGAGCGCATCCTCACCCCCCTGAAACGGGCGGGCGACAAGGGCGCAGGCGCATTCACGCCCATTTCATGGGACGAAGCCGTGGACACGATCGTGACCCGTTGGAACCGGGCATTGGATGAATACGGCCCTGATTCGATCCTGCCGTTCTATTATTCAGGCGTCATGAGTCTCATCCATCGCAACTGCGGCGACGCACTGTTCAACAGAATGGGTGCCTGCTCACTGATAAAGACCCTGTGCGCGTCAGCCAAGGGAGCCGGGTACAAGGCCGTCATGGGCAAGACGGGCTGCCTCGACCCCAGAGAACTCGCTGACAGTGATTTCTACATTGTCTGGGGCAGCAACATGAAAGCCACCCGCCTGCACAGCATGGCGGATATCGTCAAGGCCAGAAAACGCGGCAAGCCCGTGGTACTCATCGAAGCCTGCGCCGCGGACATGGCGTCGTACAGCGATCAGGTCATCCTGGTCACGCCCGGCACGGACGGCGCGCTGGCACTGGCCATGATGCATGTGCTGCTGGAAGAGGGATTGGCCGACACCGATTTTCTGCGCAGAGAGACCGTCGGCTTTGACGATTTCGCGAAAACACTGGATGCGTATACCCCGGACTGGGCCGAAGGGATCACCGGGGTTCCGGCACAGACCATCATCGAGCTGAGCCGACAATACGCGGCCGCCAAAGCCCCAGCCATCATTCTGGGTAGCGGCAACACACGGTACGCCAACGGCGGCATGATCGCCCGACTGCTTACGATCCTATCGACGTTCACCGGAGCGTGGGGACGCCCTGGCGGGGGATTGTGCGGGTGCTCCACGGGAGACGGCCCCTATGTGGACATGGACCGCATCACCCGCCCGGACCTGCGGACCAACACGGCTCGTAAAGTGAACATCAATACCCTCGCCTCAGCCCTGAAAGACGCAGAGGGCGTGACACCGATTCGCTGTCTGCACGTCTATGCCAGCAACCCGGTGGGGTCGGTCGCCGACCAGCAGGGTATACGCCAGGGACTGCTGAACCCCGACCTTTTTACAGTCGTACATGAACGGTTCATGACCGATACGGCACGGTATGCCGACATCATCCTGCCCGCCACATTCTCGGTCGAACAGACAGACTGTTACAACTCCTACGGCTACTGTTCCTTTGGCTCGGCGCACAAAGTCATCCCCGCGCCCGGCGAATGCAAGAGCAACTGGAACATCTTCTGTCTGCTCGCCAAAGCCATGGGGTATGACGACGCCCACTTCGACCGAACCGAAGAGCATCTGCTGGAGGAATTGCTCAGCAACCCCATGTCCGGTCTGCAAGGGATACCGAAAAATCAACGGGAGACACTGAAAAACGGCGGAGTCATCACAACGCCGTTTGCCGATCATACCGACTGGAAAACACCCACCGGCAAGATAGAGATCGTCAACACAGCCCTGACGCCCACCATGCCCTGTTATCAGGAGAACGGAGGTGGCCATTACCCGCTCCGGCTCATCGCAGTCCCCAGCACCGAGACCTTGAATTCCATCTTTCTGGAACGCGACACACTCGTGGAACGGAGGGGCGAGATGACCCTGGCCATACACACGGAGGATGCGGCTCAGCGAGACATCGCGGACGGAGATTCGATCCTCGCATTCAACGACCTTGGCGAAGTCTCCTTCACCGCCCGTGTGACACCACTGGTCGCCAGGGGCGCGGTGGCTGCCGTGGGAGTCTTTGATTCCCGGCAATCGGCAAACGGCAACCTCGTCAACACCCTGCACCGCGAGCAGCTCTCGGATTTGGGCGAAGCCACCACCCTGAATGACCACACGGTGGACATCCGCAAGGCCTGA
- a CDS encoding APC family permease, translating to MSDEAQGAISLPGAVAIGIGGMVGGGIFAVLGEAVSLAHGATPIAFALAGCIALLTAHSYAKLSVAFPSQGGTVVFLDKAFGLDSLTGGLNFLLWLSYLVTLSLYATAFASYAETFLPSGMQSSLMHHALVSVAIIVPVLLNLLGAELISKSETLIVVVKLVLLAVVVVSGASYVEPARLSVSTWAPMSAVVPAGMIIFVAYEGFELIANAAEDIRNPTVNLPRAFYVSVGLVVALYILVAVLTVGVVPESLIASSKDYVLAEAARPALGQFGFSLVGIAAMLATLSAINATIYGNARLGLILAKDKELPEFMERKVWNQPSGVLTVGAMSLCMANTLDLQSIAMIASAGFLLIFAAVNLAGAKMAPVIGGSRPLMVVGGFVCIVALVMLLWQSAMDNPTACWAFFVVLAGAFLFEFLLCRVRGLTTRAWHAFR from the coding sequence GTGAGTGATGAAGCGCAAGGGGCAATAAGTCTCCCCGGAGCCGTTGCGATCGGTATCGGCGGCATGGTTGGCGGCGGCATCTTTGCCGTGTTGGGTGAGGCGGTTTCCCTGGCACATGGAGCGACCCCGATAGCGTTTGCTCTTGCCGGGTGCATTGCGTTGCTGACGGCCCATTCCTATGCGAAGTTGTCTGTCGCGTTTCCCAGCCAGGGCGGGACGGTGGTGTTTCTGGACAAGGCGTTCGGTCTGGACTCTCTCACCGGTGGACTCAATTTTCTCCTGTGGCTCAGTTATCTGGTTACCTTGTCTTTGTATGCAACGGCGTTCGCGTCCTATGCCGAAACGTTTTTGCCGAGCGGCATGCAGTCCTCTCTCATGCACCATGCGCTTGTCAGCGTGGCGATCATCGTGCCCGTGCTGCTCAACCTGCTCGGTGCCGAACTGATCAGCAAATCCGAAACGCTCATCGTGGTCGTGAAGCTCGTGCTGCTGGCTGTGGTCGTCGTATCCGGTGCCAGCTATGTGGAACCGGCCCGGCTGTCCGTGTCAACGTGGGCGCCCATGTCCGCCGTCGTCCCTGCGGGCATGATCATTTTCGTGGCCTATGAAGGGTTCGAACTCATCGCCAATGCGGCCGAGGATATTCGTAATCCGACCGTGAACCTGCCGCGTGCCTTCTATGTCTCCGTAGGCCTTGTGGTGGCCCTGTATATTCTCGTGGCAGTGCTGACCGTGGGCGTGGTCCCGGAAAGTCTGATCGCTTCTTCAAAGGACTATGTGTTGGCAGAGGCGGCTCGCCCCGCGCTCGGTCAGTTCGGTTTTTCCCTTGTCGGCATTGCGGCCATGCTCGCGACACTCTCCGCCATCAACGCGACCATCTATGGCAATGCGCGGTTGGGATTGATCCTGGCAAAAGACAAGGAGTTGCCCGAGTTCATGGAACGCAAGGTGTGGAACCAGCCTTCAGGAGTGCTGACCGTTGGCGCGATGTCCCTGTGCATGGCCAATACTCTTGATCTTCAATCCATTGCCATGATCGCCAGTGCCGGTTTTCTGCTCATCTTTGCCGCGGTCAATCTGGCCGGGGCGAAAATGGCTCCTGTCATTGGCGGTAGCCGTCCCCTGATGGTGGTCGGTGGATTCGTCTGTATTGTGGCATTGGTGATGCTGTTGTGGCAGTCCGCAATGGATAATCCGACGGCCTGCTGGGCCTTTTTTGTGGTTCTTGCGGGCGCATTTCTTTTTGAATTTCTTCTGTGCAGGGTGCGTGGTCTCACGACCCGGGCCTGGCATGCCTTCCGCTAG
- a CDS encoding MBL fold metallo-hydrolase, giving the protein MNVLSRWHDKQGGVEGVNEYISITLVANAGVCIECDGVGLLVDGIHNEGGHPFSRVSEADMERMRQGIVPFTHLDYLLFTHEHPDHFTPQYVLGHILNRPVKGLFLPSETDGSPNLALLLDRVRELAIPYWTLGLEPGTKQRFELADDVIVTAIGARHMGPQYATIRNDCFLLTVKGMNLLFTGDADHVAEYYAAALTDVTVDVAFVNPIFYNNKQGQQIINEIFRPRDVVIYHMPFAEDDTMHFSSLVRRDVKRYARPGMQTHVLSEANQALALPVPTARCPW; this is encoded by the coding sequence ATGAACGTCTTGAGTCGATGGCATGACAAACAGGGTGGGGTGGAAGGCGTGAACGAGTATATCAGCATAACTCTTGTTGCCAACGCCGGCGTGTGTATCGAATGCGACGGCGTTGGGCTGCTCGTGGACGGCATCCATAATGAAGGCGGACACCCGTTCAGCCGGGTCTCCGAAGCCGATATGGAGCGCATGCGTCAGGGGATTGTCCCTTTTACCCATCTTGACTATCTCCTGTTCACGCACGAACACCCTGACCATTTTACTCCGCAATATGTATTGGGCCATATCCTCAACAGGCCGGTAAAAGGGCTCTTCCTTCCCAGTGAAACGGATGGGTCCCCGAACCTTGCGCTCCTGCTAGACCGCGTCCGAGAACTCGCCATTCCCTATTGGACATTGGGCCTGGAGCCGGGAACAAAACAACGGTTTGAGCTTGCTGACGATGTGATCGTTACCGCCATTGGCGCGCGCCATATGGGCCCTCAATATGCCACCATTCGGAATGATTGTTTCCTGCTGACGGTGAAAGGGATGAATCTCCTGTTTACCGGGGATGCCGATCATGTTGCGGAGTATTATGCCGCCGCCTTGACGGACGTGACCGTGGATGTCGCGTTCGTGAACCCCATTTTCTACAATAACAAACAGGGGCAGCAGATCATCAATGAGATATTTCGCCCCCGCGACGTGGTGATATACCACATGCCGTTTGCAGAGGACGACACCATGCATTTTTCCTCTCTGGTCAGGAGGGATGTGAAACGGTATGCGCGGCCGGGTATGCAGACCCATGTCCTCAGCGAAGCGAATCAGGCCCTTGCTCTGCCCGTGCCCACTGCACGGTGCCCGTGGTGA
- the lipA gene encoding lipoyl synthase, whose translation MDRIRGLLGKGQLHSVCESAQCPNIGECFANKTCTFMILGDVCTRNCTFCAVTHGHPARPDLNEPDMVGLTAKQLGLKHVVVTSVTRDDLPDGGAGQFAATIHAIKSKNPGATVEVLIPDFGGEEEPLKQVIKARPNVLNHNLETVPRIYSSVRPGAVYQQSLQLLRNVFMECQDQYTTTKSGLMLGLGETLTEVIEVMDDLVQVGCKTLTLGQYLRPSPKHHPVVEYVHPDTFKKLEDIGNKLGFKQVVAGPLVRSSYHAAESFAALNA comes from the coding sequence ATGGACCGTATTCGTGGGCTGCTCGGCAAAGGTCAGCTCCATTCCGTCTGTGAGAGCGCACAGTGCCCGAATATCGGCGAATGCTTTGCCAATAAAACCTGCACATTCATGATCCTCGGGGATGTGTGTACGCGCAATTGTACGTTTTGCGCCGTGACGCATGGGCATCCGGCCCGCCCGGATCTCAATGAGCCGGACATGGTCGGCCTGACCGCCAAACAGCTGGGCCTCAAGCATGTGGTCGTCACTTCCGTGACCCGGGATGACCTCCCAGACGGCGGCGCCGGGCAGTTTGCCGCGACCATTCACGCCATCAAGAGTAAAAATCCGGGGGCAACGGTTGAAGTCCTTATTCCGGATTTCGGCGGAGAGGAAGAACCGCTCAAGCAGGTCATCAAGGCTCGTCCGAACGTCCTCAATCACAATCTGGAAACGGTTCCCCGCATTTATTCGTCAGTACGTCCGGGGGCTGTGTATCAACAATCTCTGCAATTGCTGAGAAATGTATTCATGGAGTGTCAGGATCAGTATACGACCACCAAGTCCGGCCTGATGCTCGGCCTGGGCGAGACCCTGACCGAGGTGATAGAGGTCATGGACGATCTGGTGCAGGTCGGGTGTAAGACGCTGACCCTTGGTCAATATCTGCGTCCCTCACCCAAGCACCACCCGGTGGTTGAGTATGTCCACCCGGATACCTTCAAGAAACTTGAAGATATCGGGAATAAGCTCGGATTCAAACAGGTCGTGGCAGGGCCGCTGGTGCGCAGCTCGTATCATGCTGCCGAGAGCTTCGCGGCTCTGAATGCCTGA
- the lipB gene encoding lipoyl(octanoyl) transferase LipB, with amino-acid sequence MPDTNGVWLEFSRRNYTEMTQLQEALHRRRHQGEIPDVVILLEHTPCITIGRSGGTHNLLANTEVLERNGITVHETSRGGDITYHGPGQLICYPILSLQGDQRDIRMYARKMEEVMIRTVHAFGIEAERNAHYPGVWVGDSKIGAMGIAVRKWTTMHGIALNVCPDLEHFSFIVPCGIASHGVTSMSRVLGRPIKVDDVRSEMRRHFSDIFQIAMRPVELEQLVEETSLAKA; translated from the coding sequence ATGCCCGATACGAACGGCGTGTGGCTGGAGTTTTCCAGACGCAATTATACAGAGATGACGCAGTTGCAGGAAGCGCTGCACAGGAGACGACACCAAGGGGAAATCCCGGATGTCGTGATCCTGCTGGAGCATACGCCGTGCATCACCATCGGCCGGAGTGGCGGAACGCACAATCTCCTTGCGAACACTGAGGTTCTGGAGCGGAACGGCATCACGGTGCACGAGACGTCCAGGGGGGGAGACATCACCTACCACGGTCCTGGTCAGCTCATCTGCTACCCCATTTTGTCCTTGCAGGGGGATCAACGCGATATCCGGATGTACGCACGGAAAATGGAAGAGGTCATGATTCGGACTGTCCATGCGTTCGGCATAGAAGCGGAGCGTAACGCCCACTATCCGGGCGTGTGGGTCGGTGATTCCAAGATCGGGGCCATGGGGATCGCTGTTCGCAAATGGACCACCATGCACGGTATCGCGTTGAATGTGTGTCCTGATCTTGAACACTTTTCCTTCATAGTGCCCTGCGGCATCGCGTCACACGGGGTCACCTCCATGTCCAGGGTTCTTGGACGTCCTATTAAGGTTGATGACGTACGCAGTGAGATGCGTAGGCATTTTTCAGACATTTTCCAGATCGCCATGCGTCCCGTGGAACTGGAACAGCTCGTAGAGGAGACTTCCCTTGCAAAAGCCTGA
- the tpx gene encoding thiol peroxidase, translating into MSERTGVITFQGNPLTLVGPEIKVGDTAPDFAVAANDLSPATLADYAGKVLIIAAVPSLDTPVCDMETRRFNTEAASLGDNVKILTVSMDLPFAQARWCGAAGIEAVQTLSDHAGASFGENWGTLIKELRLLTRAVFVVGKDGKIEYVEYLKEITEEPDYDAALGAVKKLIG; encoded by the coding sequence ATGAGTGAAAGAACTGGAGTAATTACTTTTCAGGGCAACCCGTTGACCCTGGTCGGTCCTGAGATCAAAGTCGGAGACACTGCCCCCGATTTTGCTGTTGCCGCCAATGACCTGTCCCCGGCCACACTGGCTGATTATGCGGGCAAGGTACTGATTATTGCCGCCGTGCCGTCCCTGGACACCCCGGTCTGCGATATGGAGACCCGCCGCTTCAACACCGAGGCCGCCTCTCTGGGCGATAACGTGAAAATCCTGACCGTGAGCATGGATCTGCCGTTTGCCCAGGCCCGCTGGTGCGGTGCTGCCGGAATCGAAGCCGTGCAAACCCTGTCCGACCATGCCGGAGCCTCTTTCGGTGAGAACTGGGGCACGCTCATCAAAGAGCTGCGCCTGCTGACTCGTGCCGTCTTTGTCGTCGGCAAAGACGGCAAGATCGAATACGTGGAATACCTGAAGGAAATCACCGAAGAGCCGGATTACGATGCCGCTCTCGGGGCAGTCAAAAAACTCATCGGATAG
- a CDS encoding TIGR00341 family protein gives MPLRVIEIVTPTADKEEVVKSLEDHRPKEGYVFWATPIADEDALAFRIILNVQESEDVLDKLEHLFAWTEKYRIVVYPAEATLPRLDPLTQKKEEKEEDTPPDEDKNNGKKDRISREELYSDILDTTILSKNYLILILLSSIVAIIGLERDSVAIIIGAMVLAPLLGPNVGLALASTLGDYTLAREASKTLVIGISLCFALSVAAGLAFGMPAMNNELMLRNSITYSDMVLAFVSGAAGIVSFTMGVPTSLVGVMVALSLLPPLTASGLFLGAGLTSDALGAGLLFLANIICLNLAGVVTFLLQGIQPLSWREKEQAKATTIRVTLLWSTLLTGLILLLYFKIVL, from the coding sequence ATGCCGTTACGGGTCATAGAAATTGTTACACCAACCGCTGACAAGGAAGAGGTTGTCAAATCACTTGAAGACCATCGCCCAAAGGAGGGCTACGTTTTCTGGGCAACCCCCATTGCAGATGAAGACGCGCTCGCCTTTCGCATCATCCTCAACGTGCAGGAGTCAGAGGATGTGCTGGACAAACTGGAACACCTCTTTGCGTGGACCGAAAAATACCGGATCGTGGTCTATCCGGCGGAAGCCACCCTGCCTCGCCTGGACCCGCTCACACAAAAAAAGGAAGAGAAGGAAGAGGACACTCCCCCGGACGAGGATAAGAACAACGGGAAAAAAGACCGCATCAGCCGGGAAGAGCTGTACTCCGACATTCTGGATACGACTATTCTTTCAAAAAACTACCTTATCCTGATTCTGCTCTCTTCTATTGTCGCCATAATCGGACTTGAACGAGACAGCGTGGCTATCATCATCGGAGCCATGGTCCTGGCCCCGCTCCTGGGTCCCAATGTCGGATTGGCACTGGCGAGTACTCTGGGCGACTACACACTGGCACGGGAAGCCTCGAAAACACTCGTGATAGGGATCAGTCTCTGCTTTGCCCTTTCCGTTGCCGCCGGATTGGCCTTTGGCATGCCCGCCATGAACAATGAGCTGATGTTGAGAAATTCGATCACCTATTCCGACATGGTCCTGGCCTTCGTCTCCGGCGCGGCTGGCATCGTTTCTTTCACCATGGGGGTCCCGACCTCCCTTGTGGGCGTCATGGTGGCCCTGTCCCTGCTGCCGCCCCTCACGGCGAGCGGCCTGTTCCTCGGAGCAGGGCTGACCTCCGACGCACTGGGAGCCGGACTCCTCTTTCTGGCAAACATCATCTGTCTCAACCTTGCCGGTGTCGTCACCTTCCTGCTGCAGGGCATCCAACCCCTGTCGTGGCGGGAAAAGGAACAGGCCAAAGCCACAACCATCCGGGTCACCCTCCTGTGGAGCACATTGCTCACAGGGCTCATCCTCTTGTTATACTTCAAGATTGTCCTGTAG
- a CDS encoding glycosyltransferase: MSNLCVIIVNYRTPDVTIACLESLLLAGEHQAFSGNNHELSIWLCDNGSNDDSVSRLTEWANRRLGKDAWHCLDVTSDKTNAVNGERKKMVMVLSDRNRGFSGGNNLCLRPALETNHYDYFLLANSDIEFTEESLGILMNDAASDSSKGIWGCSIVYGDTPQKVQCAGGWKYNPLLTTVKPVLEGTEVTRLVDAPPQQMDYVYGACMLVRSEVFLTCGVLNEDLFLYYEEIDLCLRARQKGFDLGWSRGAIVRHAHAYTTQKLKQSLREYHEMWGVLTITGKHYPYLLPWVLLIRCTAKTVLLAGRGRFGLIPWIYRASADYLWGCTEKDTERVNT, encoded by the coding sequence ATGTCAAATTTATGTGTGATCATAGTTAATTATCGCACTCCTGATGTTACAATAGCCTGCCTCGAATCATTGCTCCTCGCAGGAGAGCATCAGGCATTCTCCGGAAACAACCATGAGCTCAGCATCTGGCTCTGTGACAATGGGTCAAATGACGACTCCGTCTCGCGATTAACAGAATGGGCCAACAGGCGATTAGGGAAAGATGCCTGGCACTGTTTGGACGTAACGTCCGACAAAACCAATGCAGTCAATGGTGAGAGAAAAAAAATGGTCATGGTCCTCAGCGACCGGAATAGGGGATTCTCAGGAGGGAACAATCTGTGCCTGCGTCCCGCCCTTGAAACCAATCACTATGATTACTTTTTACTTGCCAATAGTGACATAGAATTCACGGAAGAAAGCCTCGGCATATTGATGAACGATGCTGCGTCTGATTCCAGTAAGGGGATATGGGGGTGTTCGATCGTCTATGGTGACACCCCCCAGAAAGTCCAGTGTGCTGGAGGATGGAAATATAACCCCCTGTTGACAACAGTGAAACCAGTCCTGGAAGGCACTGAGGTTACACGCCTGGTGGATGCGCCTCCCCAGCAGATGGATTATGTGTATGGCGCTTGCATGCTGGTCCGCTCTGAAGTCTTTCTAACTTGCGGTGTTTTGAATGAGGATCTTTTTCTGTATTATGAAGAGATAGACTTATGCCTGAGAGCTCGGCAAAAAGGATTCGATTTGGGCTGGAGCCGTGGAGCCATAGTTCGGCACGCCCACGCTTACACAACCCAAAAGCTGAAGCAAAGTCTCCGTGAATACCACGAAATGTGGGGAGTTTTGACAATCACGGGGAAGCACTACCCCTACCTGTTACCATGGGTATTACTGATACGGTGCACAGCCAAAACGGTTTTGCTTGCCGGACGCGGACGTTTCGGCCTTATTCCATGGATATACAGGGCAAGTGCTGACTATCTCTGGGGATGCACTGAAAAGGATACAGAACGAGTCAATACGTAA